A portion of the Zootoca vivipara chromosome 6, rZooViv1.1, whole genome shotgun sequence genome contains these proteins:
- the LOC118086513 gene encoding arylamine N-acetyltransferase, pineal gland isozyme NAT-3-like gives MNIEEYFARISYKGPQECLDLETLTAVFQHHIRSVPFENLSMHCGETIQLDLESIYDKIVKRNRGGWCMENNHLLFWVFQTMGYDTSLLGAYVYSPPQDAYEKDINHLLLKVVIDGKAYIVDGGFGIAYQMWQPMELASGKDQPQTPGIFRFTEDNGVWYFDKMKRKQCTVGTDNTFPSSVTPESMTCKKVFSFTLQPRTIEEFRPRNLHLQTAPDSLFVKKSICSLQTTSGFQVLVGWTLTETTYNYKDHVDLVKSTTLTDDEVEKTLQERFNIRLDKKLVPINTSLSSMF, from the coding sequence ATGAATATCGAGGAATATTTTGCAAGAATTTCCTACAAAGGTCCCCAGGAATGCCTGGACTTGGAAACGTTAACAGCAGTCTTTCAACATCACATCCGATCGGTGCCGTTTGAAAACCTCAGCATGCACTGTGGTGAAACCATTCAGTTGGACTTAGAATCGATCTATGACAAAATTGTGAAGCGGAACCGTGGTGGCTGGTGCATGGAGAACAACCACCTCTTATTCTGGGTCTTTCAGACAATGGGCTACGATACCAGCCTTTTAGGAGCCTACGTTTACAGCCCTCCTCAAGACGCCTATGAGAAAGACATTAATCATCTCCTCCTGAAAGTGGTGATTGACGGCAAGGCCTACATTGTGGATGGCGGCTTTGGGATAGCCTACCAAATGTGGCAGCCAATGGAACTGGCGTCTGGGAAAGATCAGCCTCAGACACCGGGCAtcttccgcttcactgaagacaaTGGAGTGTGGTATTTTGACAAAATGAAGCGCAAGCAGTGCACAGTAGGTACTGACAACACATTCCCCTCCTCTGTTACTCCAGAAAGCATGACCTGCAAGAAAGTTTTCTCATTTACCCTTCAGCCACGGACGATAGAAGAGTTTCGACCTAGGAACCTGCATCTTCAAACTGCTCCAGATTCCCTGTTTGTGAAGAAGTCTATCTGTAGCCTGCAGACCACCAGCGGCTTTCAGGTTTTGGTTGGGTGGACGTTGACGGAAACCACATATAATTACAAAGACCACGTGGATCTGGTGAAAAGCACCACCCTTACTGACGACGAAGTGGAGAAAACTCTGCAGGAGCGATTCAACATAAGATTAGATAAGAAGCTTGTCCCCATTAACACCAGCTTGAGTTCCATGTTTTGA
- the LOC118086514 gene encoding arylamine N-acetyltransferase, pineal gland isozyme NAT-10, with amino-acid sequence MNIEEYFTRISYKGSLGKLDFGTLVAIFQHHIRAVPFENLSIHCGETITLDLDHVYNKIVKEKRGGWCMENNQLLSWVLKKLGYNTTILGAYVYNPQQNTYATQMTHLIIKVAIDERTYIVDAGFGVSYQMWQPLELVSGKDQPQMPGIFRFTEDNGIWYYEKIRRKQYIPNQNFANSDLLEKRERRSIYLFSLEPRTVEDFRFQCSYLQTSPDSVFTKKSICSLQTNDGFRALIGWTLVETKFNHTEGTDLVKHTTLSDDEVEKTLREKFGITLENKLVPINIKATYTI; translated from the coding sequence ATGAACATTGAAGAATATTTCACAAGGATTAGCTACAAAGGCTCTCTCGGAAAACTGGATTTTGGAACCTTAGTGGCGATCTTCCAGCACCACATACGAGCTGTGCCCTTTGAAAACCTCAGCATCCACTGCGGGGAGACGATTACTCTAGACTTAGATCATGTTTACAACAAGATCGTGAAGGAAAAACGAGGGGGTTGGTGCATGGAGAACAACCAGCTTTTGTCTTGGGTTCtgaaaaagctgggatataacACCACCATACTGGGAGCTTATGTTTACAACCCACAGCAAAACACCTATGCCACTCAAATGACCCATCTCATCATCAAGGTGGCTATTGACGAGAGGACCTACATCGTTGATGCAGGCTTTGGTGTCTCCTACCAAATGTGGCAACCGTTGGAGCTGGTGTCCGGCAAAGACCAGCCACAAATGCCTGGGATCTTTCGTTTCACAGAAGACAACGGTATTTGGTACTATGAGAAAATCAGAAGGAAGCAATACATTCCCAATCAAAACTTTGCCAACTCAGATCTCTTGGAAAAAAGGGAGCGTAGGAGTATCTACCTGTTCAGCCTTGAGCCAAGGACAGTAGAAGATTTTCGGTTCCAGTGCTCCTATCTCCAAACGTCCCCAGATTCTGTGTTTACCAAGAAATCTATCTGCAGCCTCCAGACAAATGATGGGTTTAGGGCTTTGATTGGATGGACACTCGTGGAGACAAAATTTAACCACACGGAAGGCACAGATCTGGTGAAGCACACAACACTGAGTGATGACGAGGTGGAGAAAACACTGAGAGAGAAATTTGGTATAACTCTGGAGAACAAGCTTGTTCCTATTAACATCAAAGCGACGTATACCATCTAG
- the MPHOSPH6 gene encoding M-phase phosphoprotein 6 has product MARDVKSKLSKNLLRMKFMQRGLDSETKKQLEEEEKKIISKEHWFLDLPELKEKESFIIEERSFVPCEDLLYGRMSFKGFNPEVEKLMIQMNSKYKTEEIEEEDNAMEADVSDEEMARRYETLVGTIGKKFLKKRNRHMVEDTEEDENSNTRPTKEKRMFLKPQD; this is encoded by the exons ATGGCAAGGGACGTGAAGAGTAAGCTGTCCAAGAATCTGCTGCGCATGAAG TTCATGCAAAGGGGCTTGGATTCAGAAACCAAAAAGCAGCttgaagaggaggaaaagaaaataatcaGCAAGGAACATTGGTTCCTGGATCTGCCGGAGCTAAAGGAAAAGGA gagCTTTATTATAGAAGAAAGAAGCTTTGTGCCATGTGAAGACCTCCTGTATGGCAGAATGTCATTTAAAGGTTTCAACCCTGAAGTCGAG AAGTTAATGATCCAGATGAACTCAAAGTACAAGACAGAAGAAAtcgaagaggaagataatgcaatGGAAGCTGATGTATCGGATGAAGAAATGGCCAGAAG GTACGAAACTTTAGTGGGAACTATTGGGAAGAAATTCTTAAAGAAGAGGAACCGGCACATGGTGGAAGACACAGAAGAGGATGAAAACAGCAACACGAGGCCTACCAAAGAAAAGAGAATGTTTTTGAAACCTCAAGATTAA